Genomic DNA from Melospiza georgiana isolate bMelGeo1 chromosome 3, bMelGeo1.pri, whole genome shotgun sequence:
CTGAGAATGATAATGTATTAATGACACAATTTCTCACAAGTCTGGAATCTAAATAGGCATCAATTCCtgaatatattaaattatttcctgttGATTTGGGAACTTTGAAGGAATTGCTTTGTGGTGCTAAACTTTAAAAAGTGGGATTGGTAGAAAACACAACCACTGAATGCTTCTCACTTTTATTTGGTTCCTTGGGATTTAGCAGTGGAATTTACTGTTTCTAACCCAAATGGtagaaataaaagtgaaatgTTGTGTTCCTTGCTGCCTTTCAATACTTTTGGCTCAGATGACTATTTGCTGCCACCTTCAGTTTTAGAAGAGACTGAAAGAGCACTCGGTgtctttttcaggaaaataaatcctaaaaaaaatacttaaaccCCCATCCAGCAAAATAATCCTAAAGAATAATAGAATATATTAAAGCAATTCagtaaaatataatttcacTGCCTTTTTAATGCAAATTCCTAGGTGAAGGCAGAGAACAGGAATTGTTTTCTGTCACCATTCCATCTATTCCTTTGAATTCCAATCCAAGAATTTTTTCTATGTCCAGACCCCCTCTATTTACAGCTTTTACTGCTTATAATGGAATTTAATGTTGGTAAAGATGAAAAATCTAAATTCAACTGAGGAGGATGTTCTTATTACTATGGGATTAAATTACTCAGCGTTTCAGATGGATAAtggtttttccttgttttgtttttttccaatttatttATAGGGTGAACAGTGTAAATTTGATCATGATGCAgagattgaaaagaaaaaggaaatctgTAAGTTTTACATCCAGGGTTACTGCACCAAAGGAGAGAACTGTATTTATTTGCACAATATCCTTTAAAAGTACTTCTAAATTCACCtgaaatttatattattttatttctatttattttgatAAAAAGGATTTGTGACGGTGAATGTTTTTTAAGAGACTCTACCATCTACTGTATAGATTAATTACAAGATTCTTTTTCTCAAatacttcagaggaaaaaaataaatataaaattactgatttgtaactttttcaaaaataaaatcccaggaATTTTAGATACATTTATCCACACTTTTAAGACCCTGATCTCTTCCTATTTGTCATTATTTTGGTGTTTTCCTCTGGAATTGAGACCTTTCCCTTTTTAATCACAATTGCAAAATTAAATCTGAAGGCcacagaaatgtcatttttagGAGAATTTTAAATGGAAGTTGAGGTAAGTTGGTTGTTAGCTTCCAAAATTCCTACCATAAAGATAAATTCCTGCTGAAGAATTGAGGGATAGCTGCCAGCTGGATTTTACAACCTTCCCAAACTGTTAAAAATCCTTAATTCCTTCCTCACATGAATTCCCCTGCAAGTTCTACCACACAGGAGCAAAGTGTTATCAAGGAGATAAATGCAAATTCTCTCACGCGCCCCTGACTGCAGAAACCAAGGAGTTGTTGGATAAGGTGAGCGATCCAGATACTGGGAATATTGGGATTGCTGCATTCAGAGTAGGGAAGGGATGGAAGAGCCTTTTCCATGTGCTTTGGGAAACCCTGAGCTCTGCTTTATTGGGATATTCCCTCTCCAGTCACTGCCCACCAGGCCTTTAAAGAAAAGGGGTGGGAATCCAACACTTGAGGAATCTTGGAATAACTCCTTCCACACCTCTTTGAACTAAGTGGACTTGTGGGAAATTGTTCCTTCCTGAAATAGAGAAGTATTTTCTTGGCTGGGATTTGGTGTCCTGAAAAACAACTCCCAAAAATGGGTTTAGAATTCCTTTGAGTTGGATGTCACTATCCAGCAGTATTGTAGCAAATAACAGAAAAGTTATTTATCTAAATATGGAAATCATATTTCAATAAAAGGCACAAGACTAAATTGAATACTGGAAAACTCATTGACTGTTTGCCACATGGCTTTGTTGCAGGTTTTGAATAATGAGGAGGAACCCCAGAATGAAGAtgagaaggagctggaggaactCCGGAAGCGGGGCATCGTTCCCCTTCCCAAACCCCCGCCGGGGGTCGGACTCCTGCCAACCCCCCCGGAGCAATATCCCTTCTCCGAGTCTGACATGGAGAATTACCAAGATCCTTCAGGAGATTATAAGAAAATCCCATCTCTTTTTGAAATCGTTGTGAAGCCCACTGTGGATTTGGCACACAAAATTGGGAAGAAGTAGGTGTTGGAATTCTGAGGAGAACTCTTCTAGATATTTATCACGGAATCTTTAATCATTGTTCCTATCAGGATTCTGGGCTAAGTTGAGCATCTGCCAGATACTTGATACCAGGATTATTTCATAGTTTCCATAGAAAGGAACTTAGGCCTGACCTTTCAGAAGTTGACTCTTGGTTTGCATCTCCATCTGCAGGTGGAGCTGTTTGTTCCCTGCTCCAGTCTTTTTGTAGTTGGCTTTTTCTTGGGCAAAACTGATGGAGATGAgcaaatattggaaaaaatgtggttttggcCAAGTTAAAAGAATGTGGAATGGGTGTAGTTGGAAATTAATGCTCCTTTGGGAATTTTATCCAGTGTCAGATCAAATAAGAGTGGGAGGGGGCAAAGAGAGCCAACTGTTGGTGTTTGTAGGTCCAAAATTtgattctttgtttttcttctgcttccagGCCACCAACCTTCTACAACAGCGGGTCACCCCCGCGGCCGCCGTTCCAGGGCAACGACCCCCATTCCCAGCACATGTACAATCCAGGCTCGAGTCCCGGGCCAGGTCCTGGCATGTCCCAAGGACACAACGGGCCCCCGATGCACCCCGGCTCTCCTGGGCACCATCCCTGCGGAGGCCCCCAGGGGCCGGGAATGCCGCAGAGCCCCCCCATGCAGGGCGTTCCCCCGGGGTACATGGGCCCGCAGAACCAGACTGGAATGCCcatgcagggccagcagggtgGGCCACCCCTCACCCCGCCAGGAATGGGAGGATCCTACAATTCCCCTGGAGTGCAGGGACACATGGTGAACATGCCaagggacaatcactgccccCCGGGGCCACAGTACCAGCAGATGCCCGGCGAGTACGAGCCCATGCAGAACCCGGCTGACTTCTATGACAACTATTATTCCCACCAAGCTGTACACAACTTCCAGCCAGCCAATAATTCTGGAGGTAAGGACATCTGCTGGATGAATTTTGGATAGGAGCTTCCTGGAATGTCTTCAGTGTTCTGGCTTTCTCATTTGTGTTGTTAAGTCATGTTATGCTTTAGGTGAAATGGGATGTTGGGAAGAAAttattccctgtgagggtggggaggccctggcagagttttcccagagaagctgtgggaaaCTGCCCCATCCCttgaagtgttccaggccaggttggatgtggCTTGGAACAGACTGGGATAggggcaggtgtccctgccacggcaTGGAACTGGATGTCCTTTAAGCTCCTTTCCAACTCAgtccattccatgattccatgttTATAGCTATCAACATTTCTCTAGGATAACTGCTAACTGGAGTTTTGTCCTGCAGATGGAGCATGGCACGGGGAATTTACGGATCACCAGGCTCACCTCATGGCTCCAGAGTCGCATCCGGGCGGGAGCGAGTCGGACTGCATGGGCGGCCACATGGGCCACAACCAGGGCATCAACGTGCCCGACTTCCTGCCCGCCATGCAGAAGGCCCTGTATGCCAGGCTCAGCCAGAAGCACCAGCGGGATGGAGACTCCgccagcagccagggccagAGGGCCATGAGCAAAGATGAAGGTGGGCAGGCTTTGGTTGGAATTCTCATCATTCTTGAAGGCCATGGTCAGCAAATCGGTTGACGTTGACTCGTGTCATGTTACTGTTattgtcactgtccccagttACTGGGAATAGTtactggaagcagcagcagctcagtaTTTTCAGCTCTTCTTCCCAGCTTGTTCTAGGATCTTAGTGTAGGTTCAGTCCATCCTGGCTCCAATGAATAATCTTTGGATCTATAGTTGCACTTTTAAAAGGTCCTTTGGTTGATAATTACTTTGGAAAATCCTGTGTTGGACCAGAGGGGTTGTTTCTCACTGCCAGGACTGGAAGTGCATCCTCTATCCTATTTATTCAGTTGCACCTCTTGATCTGTTTCCTATAGggcagcatttttctttctctgatatccttttaaaataaaatactgtaatttcttctcttcctgAATCTCAACCTCTCCTACAAACTTTGGGATTTGGATTAAGTAAGGCAGCAAATTCATAATTTACCTGGATTAAAGACCACTGCAAGGGGCcattttacttttccttctcctgtcaAGACTCAGATTTTAGATTGGTTTTTGTACTAGCACTGATAGGGATTGCTTGAAAGCAGGTTACTTTCCCAGGTTAATATTGATGGATATGGAGACACTTCCAGGCTGTGTTGCATTCTGTCTCCACTCCCTCCAGGTTTTTGTGTTATGGCATTTCTTTAATTACATGGATTTTGGTCATTTGAGGTTGTGGGAGTGATTTTATATCAGATCTTTTCAGTTTGATTTTACTCCCATTAGAGTGTGTTGGATTCTCTTAAGAATTATTTGCTGGAATAATCTAAATTTTGTGgcatttctttgatttttagATGACAATGTCAACTGGTATTCCAGcagtgaggaggaagaggggagCAGTGTTAAATCAATCCTCAAAACCTTAAAGAAACAAAGCGAAAACTTTAGGAATCGGCAACAACattccacagagcagcacatgcTTGGGATGCCTACGGATCCCAGGCTGGCAAAAGACAAAGGTGTGGGGCCTCAGGCTGCTGACCCGCGACTCCGGGCGTCTCCAAGGCCCAATCCCAGGAAACCTTCGGAGTCGGCGTCCCTGGATCCCCGGCTGGCCCGCGATCCGCGGATGCACAAGGTCAGCGAGGGCGCCCATCCCGGCCCCTCCCTGGCCGGGGCCAAGCTGGATTTGCACCACGCCCACGCCGGAGTGAAGGTCAAGCAGAAAGGGCTggatgatgatgaggaggactcggagagggagctgagggaACGAGCTTTCCTCATTCCCTTGGAGCCTCTGCCGGGCGTCACGTTACGGGATCCCCGCTCCCAGCTGCGGCAGTTCAGCCACATTAAGATGGATGTGACCCTGATGAAACCCAACTTTGCCAAGCACATTGTGTGGGCCCCCGAGGACTTGCTCCCAATCCCTCTGCCTAAACCCGACCCCGTCTCTTCCATCAATTTACCTCTCCCTCCACTCATTGCTGACCAGAGACTGAATAAACTGCGGAATCTGAAGAACGATCCACACCCCAACGCGATGCCAGCTGATCCCCGGCTCGCTGCCAAGGCCAAAAACAGCCTCGTGGGCCGGGGTGGCTACTTGGATCCATCCACAGATTCCCATGCCAGTAGCTCCAGCAAACTGGGGGATCCTCGCTTGCAAAAGAACGTTGATCCCAGACTCCACAGACTGTCGAGTGCAGACACTCACCACGGAGCTGGGAAGGATTCCCACCCTCCCAAGTTTGACCCCCGGcttgccagagctgctgccagctcatcccagccctcAGAAGCCACGACTCCGAAATCCGACCCCGATGCTCTGCCTCCCTATGCGCCCAAATTATCATCCAGTGGTGTTAGGCTGGGAACTCCCGGCTCCATCCTGAGCGGGATCAGTTTGTACGATCCCAGGGATCACAGCTCATCCTCAGACACGGCTCCAGCCAGTTCGGGAGAGAATGGAGAGaaccagaaaaaaagcattttgaaaaattcCAGTAAAAATGAGCCGAGTCTCGCGGAAGATGCGTCCCAGCAGAAGGCTGCCTCCAACACGGAAAAACCCACGGAAGGATCAGCGGAAGCTGCTTCAGACAAGGCCAACAGCACCAGTAAATCTCAGGCTAAACACTCCAGTGCTGCCCCTGCCGTCCATAATCTCCCAATCCAGGCTCTGTCGGGGTTAATCCGGCCACAGTACAGCGACCCCAGGCAGGTGAGGCAGCCCGGACAGGTAACGCAGGCTCCGGAGAGCGATCCCAACGGGGAGTCGGATGATAAATCCTTGAAAGATGTTTTCAAGACTTTCGATCCAACTGCTTCCCCGTTTTGTTAGCAGACGGCTTTGGAGTCTTTTTACCATTGTGGGTAttgcagttctctgctgttttgtACCTGGGTTACCTCTTttggctttatttatttttaaattataattccCACCACTTTTCAGCTGCTAATCTCCGAACCACACGCAGTTCTCCAGTACGCTCGAGTGTTTGCAAAGCTGTGGTATTTTCTAGAgaatcctttttctttccaatttCAGGGAGACTAATAATTGACCTGTAGAAAGGAAACCAATCCCCCCGGATCGTGTTAGAGCTGAGAAAAGCACTTTCATTGTAAATAAGTCATGGAAAATTCCCAGAGCTGTATATGTGTGAGCTGCCTCTTTCCCAACCACCACTTAGATCCGATTGCCACATTTGTATAGATCCAAGCAATATTATGTACATGAATTCCCAGGAGAGATGCCGTTCCAGGACTGCCAAACCCCTGAACTGATGGAAAACCTCACGGAAATGATTTCAAAGGAAAGCGTCGCTCCTCCTTTTCCAATGAGTTGATGTAAGACACGGACAGTTTTTATTCCTGCAGTCAATATTAGTGTAAAAGAGACTATATCACATATTGAGGATGAAAAATGTCATatcttttaaaagtattttattctATGCTGTACATAGAAGAAATTGTGAAGTACATAACTAGCAAAAGTAACTGTTCGAAGTGGAGAAAACTACATTGTCTAATACGagaaaaaaggtttttatttaatttttttccacaccTACACGATTGGGATTTAGTGCTCCGAGTTCCATTGTGGTGTTCATGTATTTCAACGTATTTTTGTATTCAGCTGCTTAATTTGTATTGCTTTTTTTGTATGGCTGTAACTGCAGTACTTGTATTCATGGTGTCTCGACGACATTTTTaacaaaacaattaaaaaggGTACAGTTAATTCCTGGTGACGACTCCGTGTGCATACGGTGGCAGCTGGGAGGAGGGGACTAAAGCTGGGCTTTTTGGGAtggtttgtggggttttaaCATAAACTTGTACCTGATCCCCAGGTCTCATGGAGAGAACTGCCATTTTCCATCATGGAACATCCTGCATGTCATGAATTCCCCGGGTTTTGCATGGGAGAGCACAACTGTCCTCCAGACCTCCTGTCCTGCCTTTAgggtttctttttctccagagGAAGTGCAGCCATTCCTaggcagctgcttttccaaTAAAAATGTGCCAGCCTCTCAATCAATCATCTGCTTCCCACCCCCTTGGAAGCTTTCTCTGCTTTAAGTCTCTTCCTTGGTGGACCTTTTCCTCGTGTTTCTCTCTTAGCCAAGTGATGGTCATGGACCTTTTCCTCTTGTTTGTTGGCCAAGTGGTGTTTCCACTGGGACAGCAGAGTGTTTATCCCAAATTCTGAGGTTTTGCCTTGCATGGATGAGCCAAGGGAAGCCTGTGattcctgcacagcagaggaaGCATCTCCGAAGGCATTCCTGGTTTCACTTTGCCTTCCTGATTTGCCAGAGCATGGattccattaatttttttttttttttttgtgtagcaAACGTAGAGAATAGACATGGAACTGGGTTGTTATTTTAGAGTAACCCATTAGTCCTTTATTAGTAGTCTGttatttcttcttctgctcACTGGTGTGGCTGGTCAAGATTTTCctcaaaaaccaaaccagcaggGAAAAATAGTGTGGGAATAGGACATGGATACAAAGGCCTGTAAGTCCTCACAGCCTGTTGTCTCCAAGTGtgtttccttccctcctctgcttTATCCATTGCAGATTGCTTCCCAGAGTCTCCagtgtgcctgctgctgctttttcttggAATATGGAGGAGATTCCTTGCTGCCATGCATGTAATGGAAttcctgggctggggaaggtggTTGGGATGCAGGTGGGACaccaaggtgggctggaatgggctgcagccaccatggAGCCAGTTGTGATCTGCTGTGGTGTTGGATTGTGTATTCCACAGGGGAGGCTCCCTTCCACCTTTCCTGCAGGATTCCAGCATGGAGCAGAGTTTCCATCAGTCAACTCGTGATCCTGAGGCTGGAAGGATGGATGTGGAGAGCCAGGATAGAGGAGCAGCAGTGTCACCAGTCTGGGATACTCTGGAAGCTGTGAGGTGGGTGATCTTGGGAAGTGAATGTTTACTCTGGATAGGAGAGAATCCTGGGGCTgagtgggattttgggaagaaatctGCTGGCTCGGGGGCAGCAGGTGAGACAAAACACTCCCCACTGCTGTATCCCTGGATATGTGaaggaggaaaggctgaaggaTGTCACAAAGCCTGAGCACATCTGGATCTCAAAATCCTGGAAtagtttgggtgggaagggaccttaactCATgccattccaccccctgccatgggcagggatacctcTGACACCTCCCACTGGATCAGGATTCTCCAGAGCCCCGTCCATCCCATCTCACCACCTGGGGGTAAAACACTCACCAGAAGATTCCTGGCCTCCCCACGGAGCCTGTTCCAAGATTTTCCTGCCACAATGAAAAACTCCAACATGAATCCTTCACGCTGCAAAGTATTCCTCTGCTTCCAACAGCACTGGGACAAGCAGCCCCTCTGGATTTACAGATGTCTGTCCATAACTGTGTGTCCTTTCCTAGGACTGGGATGCTTTGGGATATTCCTGCTCCGAGGGGGTTGCTCTTGCACCAGAGACATCAGGGTGGGCTCAGCCTTTGCCCCTCGAGTTTTCCGGAGCCCTAATTCATCCCGGTCGGAATTTAAAGCctccttggctctgtgctgtgtcagATTTTTCCTCCACTGCTGGCAGAAAGCAGCAACTTCTTCTTCTTCAGGATCTGCTGGGGGTTGTCCCAAACCCTGTTGAACGAAGGAATTGGTTTAATATATCCCTGTGCATCCTAAATTATGGAAAAGTCTGGCTGTGCCAATGTGTGCATGATCCACACGGCATCACTACCTCTTAATGCTTCAAAATGCTTCAGAATGCATCAAAAGCTTCTTagagggagaggaaaggagggCAGTTTGTTGATAAGCAGGGAATTTTCCAAAGGGAAATTTCCAGGTCATAAAGGACTTTGGGATCTAGATAGTAATTAATTTAGCATCAGCAAAGTGGAAAATGGGCAAATAGAAGAAGTGCTAAGTTTAATTAAGCACAGGAGGAGCTTTGTCACCCTTGGGGCTGATTGTTCAGCAAATGGAATTCTAAAAAATCCGTGTTTCCTTCAAAAAGAGATGCTGATCCCAGGAAAAGCAGTAGGATTATAGAGGAGGATGGGATTCAGATGGAAATGCTGCCTCAGGCAGAGGCTGGTGCTGTTTGCacttgttttccagttgttttcaggaaaaatctGCTCCCATGGACTTTACAGTCAGATCAGGTGGCTGTAGATGGCAGCTGCATGGGAAACTTGGGAATTTGGCTTTTGGGAATAAAGAGGATAGCATGGACTAATTCCAAATAAAGGTGCTCTACAATCCAAAAATTAAGTGGGGAATGGACCAGGTAAAGGTGACTTCAAGGACAGTCAGTGCCTGGGATGAATGAAAGTATTCCATGAGAAATATCTGCTCCAGCTGGagtcccacagcagccagaTCCCAGCTCCTATATAAAGACCTGGATGAGAAACTCCCAGAGCATGGAAttgccctggcacagaggagctatggctgccccatccctggaactgctcaaagccaggttggatgggacttggagcaacccTTCCCACCCAAATAATTCCAGGACAGGTTCCATGATGGACTCACTTTGACACACGCCGCCTCGGCCGCCCTCAGGACGTGCTGCACTGCTTGAATGAGGTTCTGCAcgttgctgagcagcagctcagaggaggccctgctctccccagtCACTGCTTTCACCCTTCAAAAACATTCCAAAGGATTTTATTGGAAGGACATTGGACATCCTGACAGTGTTATTCCAAACCCAGCTTGTCCCCAGGGAAACCCATGGAGAGAAGGGAGGCCTCCAAATTGTTCCTCAACTCTTGGACAGTACCCACCGCCCCTAGGACCTCTGGAGACCACCACCCACATTCCTTGGAGAAGGGATCCCTCTTGGATCACcttggagaggtgatcccagctgctggcagctcaccTGGCCACGATGCCGAGCTGGCTGCTGATGGATTGGGTGTGCTCAGTGGCAcggagcagctccatggagcaTCTCTGGTCCAGGCAGTGCTTGGCAAGGATGTTCCCAAACTTAACAACCACCTGCCCATCAGAAACCATTTGCCTGGCACATGCAACATACTGCTCCTTGCTCTGGAACGGGACAAAAATCAATGGGattggggagagaagggaaaaaaagcttttcctgcagaACAGGGAAGGTCCAGGAGGCTCAGATAGATCCTGAGGAAAGGACAGGGTGCCAAGCTCACATCCAACCAGGAGGAAGGAATTTGGAGTATTTTGCATAAATAGAGCTGGTGCCACTGTCCCAagagctgggtttgggatggagtTGCCATGATCCTAAGGGAAAACTAGAGGGATGAAACGCTGCCTTACCGCAATGGGGCCCTTCCTGCGCAGGAACTGAGCCATGTGGAGCCTCCTCGTGGCCATGTCCTGGGTCACCTGGGACACCCTGCTGGGGCCACCCTGCCACTTGTCACAGTTTGCTCTCTCCTGCTTTGCAGGGGAGGTGCTGGAAGGGCGATCCTGGTGCTGCCGGGGCAGTAATGGAGCAGATTCCAGACCTGGAATGTGTGGACACAGCGATGCCGAGTGCTCTCCTCCACCTGGATGTTTCTGAAGGAGATTTTGGTGAGTAAAGTTGGTGGGAGAGCTGCCCACCCCCTTCTGGGTCCACTCCACCTTccaccagcccttctccctAAATCCAAAGCCCTTGGAGCCATCTCAAAATGGGAGTGGGGTGTCCTGCAAGCTGACAGTTTGCAATGAATTCCCAGCCCAATGAGTGCTCTAAAGCACTTTGCTGAGGGACCTGGGTCTGTGCCAaagcctttcccagctcctgacaCCCATGGGAATGGAGTTGCTAGTATTCCCAGAGGGAATGTGTGGAGGTGAGGGAGAGCTACAGCCTCTCTGCCTCTGAAATGGATTGGGATGGATGTAGGAGAGCCTGGCTGATCGGATATCCAGGAATCCAGGGCTGCCAGCAACCTGAGCTGCCTGAGTGGCCCGGGGTCGGCCTGCTGACCTCCAGAGGCCCTGCCAGCATTCCTGCTCCGTGCTGGGAGCACCAGGAATGATGGACAGCCCTGACCAacaccctgccagggaaaagagctCCCATACCAGTTCACGCACATCCTGCACGGCTCCACTCACTCCTCTGCTGCATGGATGAAttcctgctgcctcagggggctctggggctggggagtgtccagctgtgctgctgggtgatCCTGGGGAGCGTTCCCGCTGCAGGCATTCTGTGAGGCACCGCAGGGTGTCCCTGTCAATTCCATGGATACCCCAGAGCTGTGTGACAAGGTAGTGAGCCTTGGCCGACCAGTACCACACCATGCCTTCCAGGTGGGGATCCCCAGGGTCCTGGCGGGGATCCCCAGGGTACTGGTGGCTCTGGAAGTGCCGCCAGGCGCTTCCCACCAGGTCAGCcgtgaggagcaggaggtggtCAGCCATGGATAGGAGGTCAGGCTGGGATGTAAGTTGAGCACCGGCCCCCAGAGCACCCTGGAGGGTGTTTCTGACCCTCTGGACATCAGCCAGGAGCTGATTTGCCTTCTCCTCAAAGCCTTCTTtgctcctctgcctctcctcttgGGGGAGGtgggacagagctgctccaaCCACATCTTggatcagctgcagctgtttcttGTTGACCCTTTCCAAGTGGAGCAGCAACGCCTTGGCCCTGAGGGCCACGTCCCTCTGCAGGAGCTCGAAGCGGGTGGCCAGGCTGGCAGTAGGCAGTGGGGAGTGCAGGAGGGTGTTGGACACATCCAGCAGCGCTTCCATGAGCACCTGGATCTCCTCCCGGAGTGCAAGGATTTCTCTGGCACCGTGGTCTCCAGGGCAGGATAGGAAGGAGAGCCGGGCAGCTTCCTGCAACCTGAGGGAATtctcagccacagcagccaggaggctCCGTGGGCCAACCTTGTTCCTCAcggctctgctcagctccctcaggaacAGGACATCCCTGCCCACGAACTGATCCATGGCATCCAGCAGGACACGCATGCCAATGGCCCACCGGACACCGTGCAGCTCCAGCATGGCCTTTTCCATCCCACAGGATTCCCTGAAGGACACTGCCTTCTCCAGGAACCCTTTGGTGTTCAGCTCAGCATGGGAAAACTTGGCTTGGAGCTGCAGAAAGCTCTCCTGGACATGAGAGGGATTGGGATTTTCCCTACT
This window encodes:
- the ZC3H6 gene encoding zinc finger CCCH domain-containing protein 6 isoform X1 — translated: MAFESLFSKPPNPVLDPNMPDSDRQHAGDEREDGELEDGEIDDAAYEDVKEHGSKGDDKQKNEKGHRKSRKKRKKEKEKKKSKRRRRDKHKHNSPSSDDSSDYSHDSDMERTERPHKKSSSSSYRDYDSSFSQHGHVSGNYMSSQKMQHKKNVKSKEYDNYSHYSDENFGNYNEEEKDEDFADQLKQYRQAKETSSGDLGPPFPKEPVKKQGMKGIQKGYSCFPGISQRGNNYNVGRGRGMQKKLKRKDRGRGRGGNKGSDGFHEDGKPVKKWVNMSQEFINQHTVEHKGKQICKYFLEGRCIKGEQCKFDHDAEIEKKKEICKFYIQGYCTKGENCIYLHNEFPCKFYHTGAKCYQGDKCKFSHAPLTAETKELLDKVLNNEEEPQNEDEKELEELRKRGIVPLPKPPPGVGLLPTPPEQYPFSESDMENYQDPSGDYKKIPSLFEIVVKPTVDLAHKIGKKPPTFYNSGSPPRPPFQGNDPHSQHMYNPGSSPGPGPGMSQGHNGPPMHPGSPGHHPCGGPQGPGMPQSPPMQGVPPGYMGPQNQTGMPMQGQQGGPPLTPPGMGGSYNSPGVQGHMVNMPRDNHCPPGPQYQQMPGEYEPMQNPADFYDNYYSHQAVHNFQPANNSGDGAWHGEFTDHQAHLMAPESHPGGSESDCMGGHMGHNQGINVPDFLPAMQKALYARLSQKHQRDGDSASSQGQRAMSKDEDDNVNWYSSSEEEEGSSVKSILKTLKKQSENFRNRQQHSTEQHMLGMPTDPRLAKDKGVGPQAADPRLRASPRPNPRKPSESASLDPRLARDPRMHKVSEGAHPGPSLAGAKLDLHHAHAGVKVKQKGLDDDEEDSERELRERAFLIPLEPLPGVTLRDPRSQLRQFSHIKMDVTLMKPNFAKHIVWAPEDLLPIPLPKPDPVSSINLPLPPLIADQRLNKLRNLKNDPHPNAMPADPRLAAKAKNSLVGRGGYLDPSTDSHASSSSKLGDPRLQKNVDPRLHRLSSADTHHGAGKDSHPPKFDPRLARAAASSSQPSEATTPKSDPDALPPYAPKLSSSGVRLGTPGSILSGISLYDPRDHSSSSDTAPASSGENGENQKKSILKNSSKNEPSLAEDASQQKAASNTEKPTEGSAEAASDKANSTSKSQAKHSSAAPAVHNLPIQALSGLIRPQYSDPRQVRQPGQVTQAPESDPNGESDDKSLKDVFKTFDPTASPFC
- the LOC131081659 gene encoding uncharacterized protein LOC131081659; this translates as MVWYWSAKAHYLVTQLWGIHGIDRDTLRCLTECLQRERSPGSPSSTAGHSPAPEPPEAAGIHPCSRGVSGAVQDVRELKHPGGGEHSASLCPHIPGLESAPLLPRQHQDRPSSTSPAKQERANCDKWQGGPSRVSQVTQDMATRRLHMAQFLRRKGPIASKEQYVACARQMVSDGQVVVKFGNILAKHCLDQRCSMELLRATEHTQSISSQLGIVARVKAVTGESRASSELLLSNVQNLIQAVQHVLRAAEAACVKGLGQPPADPEEEEVAAFCQQWRKNLTQHRAKEALNSDRDELGLRKTRGAKAEPTLMSLVQEQPPRSRNIPKHPSPRKGHTVMDRHL
- the ZC3H6 gene encoding zinc finger CCCH domain-containing protein 6 isoform X2, with product MAFESLFSKPPNPVLDPNMPDSDRQHAGDEREDGELEDGEIDDAAYEDVKEHGSKGDDKQKNEKGHRKSRKKRKKEKEKKKSKRRRRDKHKHNSPSSDDSSDYSHDSDMERTERPHKKSSSSSYRDYDSSFSQHGHVSGNYMSSQKMQHKKNVKSKEYDNYSHYSDENFGNYNEEEKDEDFADQLKQYRQAKETSSGDLGPPFPKEPVKKQGMKGIQKGISQRGNNYNVGRGRGMQKKLKRKDRGRGRGGNKGSDGFHEDGKPVKKWVNMSQEFINQHTVEHKGKQICKYFLEGRCIKGEQCKFDHDAEIEKKKEICKFYIQGYCTKGENCIYLHNEFPCKFYHTGAKCYQGDKCKFSHAPLTAETKELLDKVLNNEEEPQNEDEKELEELRKRGIVPLPKPPPGVGLLPTPPEQYPFSESDMENYQDPSGDYKKIPSLFEIVVKPTVDLAHKIGKKPPTFYNSGSPPRPPFQGNDPHSQHMYNPGSSPGPGPGMSQGHNGPPMHPGSPGHHPCGGPQGPGMPQSPPMQGVPPGYMGPQNQTGMPMQGQQGGPPLTPPGMGGSYNSPGVQGHMVNMPRDNHCPPGPQYQQMPGEYEPMQNPADFYDNYYSHQAVHNFQPANNSGDGAWHGEFTDHQAHLMAPESHPGGSESDCMGGHMGHNQGINVPDFLPAMQKALYARLSQKHQRDGDSASSQGQRAMSKDEDDNVNWYSSSEEEEGSSVKSILKTLKKQSENFRNRQQHSTEQHMLGMPTDPRLAKDKGVGPQAADPRLRASPRPNPRKPSESASLDPRLARDPRMHKVSEGAHPGPSLAGAKLDLHHAHAGVKVKQKGLDDDEEDSERELRERAFLIPLEPLPGVTLRDPRSQLRQFSHIKMDVTLMKPNFAKHIVWAPEDLLPIPLPKPDPVSSINLPLPPLIADQRLNKLRNLKNDPHPNAMPADPRLAAKAKNSLVGRGGYLDPSTDSHASSSSKLGDPRLQKNVDPRLHRLSSADTHHGAGKDSHPPKFDPRLARAAASSSQPSEATTPKSDPDALPPYAPKLSSSGVRLGTPGSILSGISLYDPRDHSSSSDTAPASSGENGENQKKSILKNSSKNEPSLAEDASQQKAASNTEKPTEGSAEAASDKANSTSKSQAKHSSAAPAVHNLPIQALSGLIRPQYSDPRQVRQPGQVTQAPESDPNGESDDKSLKDVFKTFDPTASPFC